In a genomic window of Pseudomonas mohnii:
- a CDS encoding TetR/AcrR family transcriptional regulator → MAPRIKTSERIVQNSLELFNQQGERSISTNHIAAHMEISPGNLYYHFPNKQAIIAVLFSEYESLVDSFLRPPQGRAATVEDKRFYLKELLSAMWRYRFLHRDLEHLLDSDAELAGRYRRFSQRCLIQGTHIYEGFVEAGILKMDRVQIESLTLNAWIILTSWVRFLCTTRENSSHLSEQAIKRGVYQVLVLEAGFVTDQARDAVNALFEEFYVPLAQALEEL, encoded by the coding sequence ATGGCCCCAAGGATCAAAACCAGCGAGCGCATCGTGCAGAACAGCCTCGAGCTGTTCAATCAGCAGGGCGAGCGCAGCATCAGCACCAATCACATCGCTGCTCACATGGAGATTTCTCCGGGCAACCTGTACTACCACTTCCCCAACAAGCAGGCGATCATCGCTGTGCTGTTCAGTGAGTACGAAAGCCTGGTGGACAGTTTCCTGCGCCCGCCCCAGGGCCGCGCCGCCACGGTGGAAGACAAGCGCTTCTACCTCAAGGAGCTGCTGTCGGCGATGTGGCGCTACCGGTTTTTGCATCGCGACCTCGAGCACTTGCTCGACAGCGATGCAGAACTGGCCGGACGCTATAGGCGCTTTTCCCAGCGTTGCCTGATCCAGGGCACGCACATCTACGAGGGCTTCGTCGAGGCGGGCATCCTGAAGATGGATCGGGTGCAGATCGAATCCCTGACCCTCAATGCCTGGATCATCCTCACGTCCTGGGTGCGCTTTCTGTGCACCACGCGGGAAAACTCCAGCCACCTCAGCGAGCAAGCGATCAAGCGCGGGGTCTATCAAGTGCTGGTGCTGGAGGCTGGCTTTGTCACGGATCAGGCGCGCGATGCGGTCAACGCCTTGTTCGAGGAGTTTTATGTGCCGTTGGCCCAGGCGCTGGAAGAGCTGTGA
- a CDS encoding sulfurtransferase, with amino-acid sequence MPIAQLISPQALDLKKDQPGLVILDCRFALEDPDYGQRSYAEGHIAGSSFADLERDLSGKVVKGVTGRHPLPEPAALIERLQAWGINADSEVVLYDDGPGAYAARAWWLLAWLGKREGVFILDGGLKAWHGAGLPLSLDAPSISRGTFSGSPDGSLLLSAEQLQKRLGQPALTLLDARALPRFKGEVEPIDPIAGHIPGAQCAAFTDNLGSDGRFLPADQLKQRFAAKLQGRSPTGLVAYCGSGVTACHNLFALCLAGYPLGSLYAGSWSEWINEPARGVAKGE; translated from the coding sequence ATGCCCATTGCGCAACTGATCAGCCCGCAAGCGCTGGACCTGAAGAAGGACCAGCCGGGGTTGGTGATTCTGGATTGTCGTTTTGCCCTCGAAGACCCGGATTACGGTCAGCGTAGCTATGCCGAAGGGCACATTGCCGGGTCGAGCTTCGCCGATCTCGAGCGCGATCTCAGCGGCAAAGTGGTCAAGGGTGTGACCGGGCGTCATCCATTGCCTGAGCCGGCCGCCCTGATCGAGCGTCTGCAAGCCTGGGGCATCAATGCCGACAGCGAAGTGGTTTTGTATGACGACGGTCCGGGTGCCTATGCGGCGCGGGCCTGGTGGCTGCTGGCATGGTTGGGCAAGCGTGAGGGTGTGTTCATCCTCGATGGTGGGCTCAAAGCCTGGCACGGCGCAGGGTTGCCGTTGAGTCTGGATGCGCCGTCCATCTCGCGCGGCACCTTTAGCGGGAGCCCTGACGGTTCGCTGCTGCTCAGCGCAGAACAGCTGCAAAAACGCCTCGGCCAACCCGCGCTGACGTTGCTCGATGCCCGCGCCTTGCCGCGCTTCAAGGGAGAAGTGGAACCGATCGATCCGATTGCCGGGCACATCCCCGGCGCTCAGTGTGCGGCGTTCACCGATAATCTGGGCAGCGACGGGCGTTTCCTGCCGGCCGATCAGCTCAAGCAGCGTTTTGCGGCGAAGCTGCAAGGCCGTTCGCCGACCGGGCTGGTGGCGTATTGCGGGTCCGGTGTGACGGCTTGCCATAACCTGTTCGCGTTGTGCCTGGCGGGTTATCCATTGGGCTCGTTGTATGCCGGGTCGTGGAGCGAATGGATCAACGAGCCTGCTCGCGGCGTCGCCAAAGGCGAATAG
- a CDS encoding AraC family transcriptional regulator, translating to MNNHQGESILFWQTAPLAGVELLSARYIEHRFAPHVHDGYVIGMIMAGAQRYRYRGAEHLAGSGTLVLINPDELHTGHKGTEDGWLYRAFYPDSGQILSLLAELELPTRHLPAFGATLYRDPDLVNGFCQLHRLLESPSTALQQQTAWRELMLSLLQRHAAVPDAGKPGKEHRAVTLAKDLLQTQLAAPPSLEELAAAVNLSPFHFARVFRRATGMPPHTWLMQQRIARARALLQGGCLPLEVATQLGFADQSHLSRQFKQVYGVGPGAYRSARLS from the coding sequence GTGAATAACCATCAGGGCGAATCCATCCTCTTCTGGCAGACCGCGCCACTGGCCGGGGTCGAGTTGTTGTCTGCGCGCTACATCGAACACCGTTTCGCCCCTCATGTGCACGACGGTTACGTGATCGGCATGATCATGGCGGGCGCCCAGCGCTACCGGTATCGCGGCGCCGAGCATCTGGCAGGCAGCGGCACGCTGGTATTGATCAACCCGGACGAACTGCACACCGGCCACAAGGGTACGGAGGATGGCTGGCTGTACCGGGCGTTTTATCCCGATAGCGGGCAGATCCTGTCGCTGCTGGCCGAACTCGAATTGCCCACCCGTCACCTGCCGGCGTTCGGCGCCACGCTGTACCGCGATCCGGATCTGGTGAATGGTTTCTGCCAATTGCACCGTTTGCTGGAAAGCCCGTCCACCGCACTGCAACAACAGACCGCCTGGCGTGAACTGATGCTTTCATTGCTGCAGCGTCACGCAGCGGTTCCGGATGCCGGAAAACCGGGCAAGGAACACCGGGCGGTGACATTGGCCAAGGACTTGTTGCAAACGCAACTGGCGGCACCGCCCTCGCTGGAAGAACTGGCAGCGGCGGTGAACCTGTCGCCCTTTCACTTTGCCCGGGTGTTCCGCCGCGCCACCGGCATGCCGCCGCACACCTGGCTGATGCAACAACGCATCGCTCGGGCACGGGCACTGTTGCAGGGCGGTTGCTTGCCACTGGAAGTCGCGACGCAATTGGGGTTTGCCGACCAGAGTCATCTGAGTCGGCAATTCAAGCAGGTGTATGGGGTGGGGCCAGGGGCGTATCGCAGTGCGCGCCTGTCTTGA
- a CDS encoding coniferyl aldehyde dehydrogenase encodes MTAGISYLQDLQQPLEELHNLFNAQRAAYAANPMPPAAQRQQWLKALRDLLSAEREPLIDAISQDFSHRSADETLLAELMPSLHGIHYASRHLKGWMRASRRKVGVAFQPASAKVVYQPLGVVGVIVPWNYPLYLAIGPLVGALAAGNRVMLKLSESTPATGLLLKDLLGRIFPEDLVCVVLGEADIGVAFSRLRFDHLLFTGATSIGKHVMRAAAENLTPVTLELGGKSPAIVSHDVPLKDAAERIAFGKTLNAGQTCVAPDYVLVPEDRVGSFVEAYRQAVCGFFPTLANNPDYTAIINDRQLARLNGYISDATSKGALLIPLFEQGQGRRMGHSLLLNVSDDMTVMQDEIFGPLLPIVPYKDLDQAFAYINQRPRPLALYYFGYDKREQNRVLHETHSGGVCLNDTLLHVAQDDMPFGGIGASGMGHYHGHEGFLTFSKAKGVLIKQRFNAAKLIYPPYGKSIQKLIQKLFIR; translated from the coding sequence ATGACCGCTGGAATTTCCTACCTGCAAGACCTGCAGCAGCCTCTGGAAGAACTCCACAACCTCTTCAACGCGCAGCGCGCCGCCTACGCCGCCAACCCGATGCCACCCGCGGCCCAGCGCCAGCAATGGCTCAAGGCATTGCGCGACCTGTTGAGCGCTGAACGCGAACCCCTGATTGATGCCATCAGCCAGGACTTCAGCCACCGCAGCGCCGACGAAACCCTGCTCGCCGAATTGATGCCCAGCCTGCATGGCATTCATTACGCCAGCCGCCACCTCAAAGGCTGGATGCGAGCGTCGCGCCGCAAGGTCGGCGTGGCCTTCCAGCCTGCCTCGGCCAAAGTGGTTTACCAGCCGCTGGGCGTGGTCGGGGTGATCGTGCCGTGGAACTACCCGTTGTACCTGGCCATCGGGCCTCTGGTCGGCGCATTGGCGGCGGGTAATCGGGTGATGCTCAAGCTCAGCGAGTCCACGCCTGCTACCGGTTTGCTGCTCAAGGACCTGCTGGGACGAATCTTTCCCGAAGACCTGGTCTGCGTGGTACTGGGCGAGGCCGATATCGGGGTCGCGTTTTCACGACTGCGTTTCGATCATTTGTTGTTCACCGGCGCCACCAGCATCGGCAAACACGTGATGCGGGCCGCTGCGGAGAACCTGACGCCCGTTACCCTCGAATTGGGCGGCAAATCCCCAGCCATCGTGTCCCACGACGTGCCCCTCAAGGACGCCGCCGAACGCATCGCTTTCGGCAAGACCCTCAACGCCGGACAAACCTGCGTGGCGCCGGACTACGTGCTGGTGCCCGAAGACCGCGTCGGCTCTTTCGTCGAAGCCTATCGCCAGGCGGTTTGCGGGTTTTTTCCGACCCTGGCCAACAACCCGGACTACACCGCGATCATCAATGATCGCCAACTGGCGCGACTCAATGGCTATATCAGCGATGCCACCAGCAAAGGCGCGCTGCTGATACCGCTGTTCGAACAGGGCCAGGGACGCCGTATGGGCCACAGTTTGCTGCTCAACGTCAGCGACGACATGACGGTGATGCAGGACGAAATCTTTGGTCCACTGCTGCCGATCGTGCCGTACAAGGATCTGGATCAGGCGTTTGCCTACATCAACCAGCGCCCTCGCCCACTGGCGCTGTACTACTTCGGTTACGACAAACGCGAGCAAAACCGCGTGCTTCATGAAACCCATTCCGGCGGCGTGTGCCTGAACGACACCCTGCTGCACGTTGCCCAGGACGACATGCCCTTCGGCGGCATTGGCGCTTCGGGCATGGGTCATTACCACGGACACGAAGGTTTCCTGACCTTC